DNA from Plectropomus leopardus isolate mb unplaced genomic scaffold, YSFRI_Pleo_2.0 unplaced_scaffold3622, whole genome shotgun sequence:
TTATTCTTacaaaattcaattcaattttcatGTTAAAGAACTTTATatcctttgtctttttttaaaattatttttgtaaattatcCATTATTAAAGTTACTGTATGAAAGTCTGGCTCTGAAAGGAAATGCTATACATGCAGCATTTACATctcagacaaaaataaatataaaattgtgaATAATGTTTTTGATTGTTGTTAAATCGATTGGACGCCCAAATAAATTCTGTAGATCACTGTTCTATGAAAAAGCACATAGCTCCTAATACCTGCTAATccaatgtttgtttgtctttaaaaaaaaagttgagtatTTCCTCAATTTATAAAGAACAATTAGTTTACAggtgaacagttttttttaggttaaatGCAGCCAGAGATGGTGAGAATCTAAGTGTTGATCTCACCGTGACGTCTCTCCTGCAGCAGCTTTTTCCTGAAGCTGGTTACAGATCTTGTGTTTCCCGCTCTCACAGATTAACCCTCAGCTGATGTGACTTcagtcaaatgtcaaaatatgttcCAGTGAGCAGGAGTGATCCACGGCACCGGCCTGTCTTCATCATCCAGGGAGAAGGCCGCAGCTCCTCCTGTGGGGCCTCCTGGAGGTCCAGCCGGGGGCCCGGAGACCCTGTAGCGCCCAGAGGACGCCTGGACTCGGGtgagtttgatttgttttcatagTAGAAGAAGAGTTTCTGGTCTGGGAGTCAAAGGCGAGAGTTGCAGGGCAAAGGTCGAAACGCCACCTCCATGTTCTCCTCCATGATGATGTCAAATCGGCACATTAAAGGCCTGACGGAGAGAAacaaaattgacagaaaattaatcattaGCTATTTTGATCAATAAGGGTTGACTGATATTGTTTATTAGTAATTAATGACACCTacaaccgatatttggaaccgatatttTAGAATTTGGACGATAACAAACTctaacaaaactttgtttaaatgcctttagctaatgtttaatcaaaactttttttataaagtcaagtgaaaatttaaattaaaaaaaataaaaatagcagctGAAAGGCGAGTGTTTGATTTGATGGGGCTGATGGGCTCAACTACAGATTATTGGTTATTTTATAAGAGTCTGCCATTAGAGCACTGAAGGTTCGAAAGAAAACGACAAACcaacaaaagtcaaaaagcTCATATCGAGCATCCCTGATCATTATTGTTTTGTGctgttgatgtttgttttattttctcactgTCGTTCGTGGTTAAGATGGACTCTGACTGTTATTGTTGCTGCtgattatgttttatgtattgtgtcccttttcatttatatttgaaatagcagcctgaggttttacaaagtaaaagtgccTTTCTTTGCACTCTTTGATTCATTAAtgggcgatcattaaaataaaatgccgatacagataatcggcaaaatgccaaatatgggcCCGATATCTGGCCAGACCGATAATCTGACGCCCTGTAACTGATAACGTTTCTTTATACtaatttttgagtgttttcagatTAAAACAGTCAGTGGAGGAAGAAGTACTcaaatcttttatttaattaaaagtacTTAAACAACTCTTTAAAAATTGACTTGTACGTAttcattcaaaatttaaaaaatagcgttttaaaggaatactttgcccacaaaatgatcacttgTATTTTAGTCACTCACCGTAGTTAAACTGaatttagatgaaaaaatgttCTCTCATGCCTTAACTGGGAActgagaatccaaaaactgacctCTCAGGACGCTCCAGCGGTGTGAAGCGTATTCGCAGCAGTCTGATTTTGTAACGAGGGCCGATCACGTTGCCGGTGTTGATGCGCAGCGAGATCTTCTGGACGTGCTGCAAGTCGTCATCGAACTGGGCCAGCAGCCGCGTGGAGGTGTACTGCTCGAACCGCAGGAGCTTACTGGGCGGAAACAGGAGGATAATTCAAGTTATTTAGTTTGAACCACATGTTGATTTGTACAACTGAGGATTTGGgtcatgttacagaaaaaaatacagattttgggaataaagtcataatattttgaggaaaaaaagcagtataatatgttgagtttttttctcataatattattattatattactattAATATTAGTCTCAAaagaacatatttttcctcaaagTGGCCCTAAAACTCTGAGGTAGGTTTGAATTCCTGCagactgatgtgtgttttttactggCAGACTTACTGGTCTATTCTGGCCTCTGTGACGTTTCTTCCGCTGTGCAGCCGGATGTAGACGACCCCCCAGCGGAGGTACTGGTTCCAGGTCACCATGTCCACTCTGTAGCTCAACTCTGCCACAAACAcgtaacactttttaaatattaaatctccGACAAGATTTGCTTTTGTAATTTGAATCAAGTTGCTGTAATGATTCAACATTAAAGAGGCAGGATGAAGGACGCCTATTCAGATCCTAAACTTAAGTAAAGTAGtactacaatttaaaaaaataagaacaagtAGACATAGGATTAGTAAAGCAAAATTATAATTCTTATgtgaaatagcaaaaaacataaataacaaaaaagaatattGTTGTAAAAGTATGTAAGTTTAATCAGAAAACTGCActtttattgttaaatattcaaaaattaaatcataaaaaatgaaaataaaaaaaaattgcagaaaaaatagcTTTAATGATTCTTAGTCagcattgtttttaaataaaaaaaaacatttcttatttaaGTTTagttgtcagataaatgtagtgcagtagaagtttaacatgaaaataaatactcaAGTATAGTAGATTATGATACAGGCTGGTTTTaatgttacatgttacatgtaACAGATATTATGTTTTCTGCTGCAGTAAATCTGt
Protein-coding regions in this window:
- the LOC121938857 gene encoding lipase member H-like; translated protein: FGLRGAHGHIDFYANGGADQPGCPKTIFAGKSYFVCDHQRSVFLFLCSLNRTCSLTGYPCSSYSDFLEGRCLQCEAFKPAPCPVLGYDVSRWRETLLQLGQTKVFFSTTATLPYRKLSYRVDMVTWNQYLRWGVVYIRLHSGRNVTEARIDHKLLRFEQYTSTRLLAQFDDDLQHVQKISLRINTGNVIGPRYKIRLLRIRFTPLERPERPLMCRFDIIMEENMEVAFRPLPCNSRL